One genomic region from Apteryx mantelli isolate bAptMan1 chromosome 7, bAptMan1.hap1, whole genome shotgun sequence encodes:
- the SEC23IP gene encoding SEC23-interacting protein: MLEAGSSEGGRGRAAPGKRRGSGAAMAAAKPGAGGTNLLFSSSATEFNFTVPFIPVSQAPAVPPGPAVLAADDSADVGEEDSFLGQTSASPNPPQTFSYFSQVPSSSDPFGSIGQPPLAAVAPPVGAPAFSKPPHSLSLVSGSQDGQNAFSPHIPKSQSSYSVPPTSQVGIAAYQTPQQSCPPPANVSTLPHGTSQQGYNPYRHTTLSSRANPYLTPPQLQQSHPPAQSVHPPPSVPPVQMYQTPPGSLTQFPPSQAPRPTGPLVQAPPVLLQNQYEPVQPHWFYCKEVEDKQIWMPFSLLDSVKLEEVYNSVQPDPESVVLSTDGGRYDVYLYDRMRKAVYWEEEPSEVRRCMWFYKGDKDSRFIPYTEDFSDKLEAEYKRAVTTNQWHRRLEFPNGETIVMHNPKVIVQFQPSASPDEWGTTQDGQARPRVVKRGIDDDHDEIPDGEMSQIDHLVFMVHGIGPVCDLRFRSIVECVDDFRTVSLKLLQTHFKKSSEEHKVSRVEFLPVHWHSSLHGDATGVDRNIKKITLPSIGRLRHFTNETLLDILFYNSPTYCQTIVDKVGLEMNRLYALFMSRNPDFKGGVSVAGHSLGSLILFDILSNQKDLASSVNTGHFSGVNGTVKDVAVHDKQVTEDTSSLGSSIATSGDDLCEPEVDDDVPTLQKTLEMLSLSEYISTFEKERIDMECLMMCTVDDLKEMGIPLGPRKKIANFVKDRAAKQEQKKAAAEKKAMQVAMLQTQEAAQKTREAITPVSPSESGQLHSKRKLPVGASVSSVNIDYEYFEVGTGQVSVVYSALDFEPDIFFALGSPIGVFLTVRGIEKIDENYRLPTCKGFFNIYHPLDPVAYRLEPMIIEDMDLKPVLIPHHKGRKRLHLELKDSLSRMGSDLKQGFISSLKSAWQTLNEFARAHTSSTQLQAELEKVANQIKEEEEKQVVEAEKITESPDPPKDEDFSVKVGNLNGGRRIDYVLQEKPIESFNEYLFALQSHLCYWESEDTALLFLKEIYRTMNINPEQPQH, encoded by the exons atgTTAGAAGCGGGCAGCAGTGAGGGCGgaaggggccgggccgccccggggaAGAGACGTGGAAGCGGCGCAGCCATGGCGGCGGCGAAGCCTGGGGCCGGCGGTACCaacttgctcttctcctcctccgccaccGAGTTCAACTTCACCGTGCCCTTCATCCCGGTCAGCCAGGCCCCGGCCGTGCCGCCGGGCCCCGCTGTCCTCGCGGCGG ATGATTCTGCAGATGTTGGTGAAGAGGACAGCTTCTTGGGTCAGACTTCCGCCAGCCCTAATCCACCACAGACTTTCAGCTATTTCTCTCAAGTACCCAGCAGCAGTGATCCATTTGGAAGCATTGGGCAGCCACCCTTAGCAGCTGTTGCACCACCTGTCGGAGCACCAGCCTTCTCCAAGCCTCCTCATTCTCTTTCGCTTGTGTCTGGGTCGCAAGATGGGCAAAATGCCTTTTCACCTCATATTCCCAAGTCACAGTCCTCTTACAGTGTGCCACCTACTTCACAGGTGGGAATCGCTGCTTATCAGACCCCTCAGCAGAGCTGTCCCCCACCTGCAAATGTTTCTACTCTTCCCCATGGAACATCTCAGCAGGGATATAACCCTTATCGCCATACCACCTTGAGTAGCAGAGCTAACCCATACCTGACTCCACCACAGCTGCAACAGAGTCATCCTCCAGCCCAATCTGTTCACCCACCACCATCTGTACCACCAGTCCAGATGTATCAAACACCTCCAGGATCTTTGACACAG tttccACCATCTCAAGCTCCGAGGCCCACAGGTCCGCTGGTCCAGGCACCTCCTGTTTTGCTGCAGAACCAATATGAACCCGTTCAGCCACACTGGTTCTACTGTAAGGAGGTGGAAGACAAGCAAATATGGATGCCATTCAGTCTTCTGGATTCTGTAAAACTAGAAGAAGTCTATAACTCTG TCCAGCCTGATCCTGAGAGTGTGGTTCTGAGCACTGATGGGGGACGCTACGATGTATACCTATATGACAGAATGAGGAAAGCTGTTTATTGGGAAGAAGAGCCTTCTGAAGTGAGACGATGTATGTGGTTTTATAAGGGAGACAAGGATAGCCGGTTTATTCCTTACACTGAGGATTTTAGTGATAAGCTAGAG GCAGAATATAAAAGGGCTGTAACTACAAATCAGTGGCATCGGCGACTTGAATTCCCAAATGGGGAGACAATTGTTATGCATAATCCCAAG gtCATTGTTCAATTCCAGCCCTCTGCCTCACCAGATGAATGGGGCACCACTCAAGATGGTCAGGCAAGACCAAGGGTAGTAAAACGTGGAATTGATGATGACCATGATGAAATTCCTGATG gagAAATGTCCCAAATTGACCATTTAGTATTTATGGTTCACGGCATAGGTCCTGTGTGTGACTTGAGATTTAGAAGCATTGTTGAATGTG TTGATGACTTTAGGACTGTCTCTCTGAAGTTGTTGCAGACTCACTTTAAGAAATCTTCAGAGGAACATAAAGTGAGCAGGGTGGAATTCCTCCCAGTTCACTGGCATAGTTCTCTGCATGGCGATGCAACAGGTGTAGACAG gaacataaaaaaaatcactttgccaAGCATCGGACGTCTGCGCCACTTCACCAATGAAACGCTCCTTGACATACTGTTTTACAACAGCCCCACCTACTGTCAGACAATTGTGGATAAAGTAGGGCTGGAAATGAATCGTTTATATGCACTTTTCATGAGTCGCAACCCAGACTTCAAAGGAGGAGTCTCTGTGGCTGGGCACAGTTTGG gtTCCTTAATTCTGTTTGACATATTGTCTAACCAGAAGGACTTGGCTTCATCAGTAAATACTGGACATTTCTCTGGTGTCAACGGGACTGTAAAGGATGTGGCTGTTCATGATAAACAG GTGACAGAAGATACCAGTTCCTTGGGCTCCTCAATTGCAACTTCTGGTGATGACCTTTGTGAGCCTGAAGTAGATGATGATGTTCCTACTTTGCAGAAGACTCTGGAAATGCTTAGTTTGTCAGAGTATATCAGCACATTTGAAAAGGAGCGAATTGATATGGAGTGTCTG ATGATGTGTACAGTTGATGACCTGAAGGAAATGGGGATACCTCTTGGACcaagaaagaaaatagctaatttTGTGAAAGACAGAGCAGCCAAGCAG GaacaaaagaaagcagcagcagaaaagaaagcaatgcAGGTTGCTATGCTCCAAACTCAAGAAGCTGCCCAGAAAACAAGAGAGGCCATTACTCCAGTCTCTCCTTCAGAGTCTGGTCAGCTGCACTCAAAGAGGAAGCTTCCAGTTGGTGCCTCTGTTTCTTCTGTGAACATTGACTATGAGTATTTTGAAGTTGGAACTGGCCAG GTTTCTGTGGTTTACAGTGCATTAGACTTCGAACCAGATATTTTCTTTGCTCTGGGTTCTCCTATTGGTGTATTCCTTACTGTGCGAGGAATAGAGAAGATTGATGAAAACTACAGGCTTCCTACCTGCAAGGGATTCTTCAATATCTATCATCCA CTTGATCCGGTAGCTTACAGGTTAGAACCGATGATCATTGAAGACATGGATTTAAAACCAGTTCTTATTCCACACCATAAAGGCAGAAAAAGACTTCATCTGg AGTTGAAAGACTCTCTCTCTCGTATGGGATCTGATCTGAAACAGGGTTTTATCAGCTCTTTGAAGAGTGCATGGCAGACCCTTAATGAATTTGCACGTGCTCATACTTCTTCAACTCAGCTACAAGCAGAACTGGAGAAAGTAGCTAACCaaataaaagaggaagaagaaaagcaagtaGTGGAAG CTGAAAAGATCACTGAAAGTCCAGACCCTCCAAAAGATGAAGATTTCTCAGTGAAGGTTGGAAACCTAAATGGAGGACGTCG